Proteins from a genomic interval of Nitrosomonas sp.:
- the flhF gene encoding flagellar biosynthesis protein FlhF: MKVRRFLAVNSREALRKVKEELGADAVILSNKAVPGGVEIMALAGDEIASLADKSRQAEVSAVSKQSSALYAPVPAVEPVAPLAPPEKIQPKEAQPVASSVPEVISAPQITASVETNRRPIIADAQTIPMAPNPDKADSVNQSIIQEIQAMRQLMEDQLASVGWSQFSQAHPDSMKVLRTLLNAGFSPLLARHLLDKLQIDANFEQGLKKTIALLTLNLRTADSDEIIEQGGIYTLIGPTGVGKTTTTAKLAARAVIRHGADKVALLTTDSYRIGGHEQLRIYGKLLGVPVRSIKDIDDLQLMLHELRGKHMVLIDTVGMSQRDQMLAEQIAMMSQCGTPMKHLLLLNATSNGGTLDEVISAYQQHGIHGCIITKVDEAAGLGTVLDAVIRRKLRLHYVTNGQKVPEDLHAANSRYLLHRIFKPSSKDSPFTLQDTEFALAMAGQAAGRPGAGRQIPAGVGHD, from the coding sequence ATGAAAGTGAGAAGATTCCTGGCGGTCAATTCGCGCGAAGCCTTGCGTAAGGTCAAGGAAGAGCTGGGCGCAGATGCGGTAATTTTATCCAATAAAGCGGTGCCGGGCGGCGTGGAGATTATGGCGCTGGCCGGTGACGAGATAGCGAGTCTTGCGGATAAATCCAGACAGGCGGAAGTATCTGCGGTCAGTAAACAGTCCTCTGCTTTGTATGCGCCCGTGCCAGCGGTTGAACCCGTTGCGCCACTTGCACCACCAGAAAAGATTCAACCCAAAGAAGCACAACCCGTGGCAAGTAGTGTTCCTGAGGTTATTTCAGCACCACAAATCACGGCATCTGTCGAAACAAACAGGCGGCCCATAATTGCTGATGCACAGACCATTCCCATGGCGCCCAATCCGGATAAAGCAGACAGTGTCAACCAGAGCATCATCCAGGAAATTCAGGCGATGCGGCAATTGATGGAAGATCAACTGGCAAGTGTTGGGTGGAGCCAGTTCTCACAGGCCCATCCTGACAGCATGAAAGTATTGCGCACTTTGTTGAATGCCGGATTTAGCCCGTTACTGGCAAGACATCTGCTCGATAAATTACAGATTGATGCTAATTTTGAACAGGGGTTGAAAAAAACTATTGCGCTGTTGACTCTGAATCTGCGCACGGCGGATAGCGATGAAATAATCGAGCAAGGTGGTATTTATACGTTGATTGGGCCGACCGGTGTCGGAAAAACCACGACCACCGCCAAACTGGCAGCACGTGCCGTTATCCGGCATGGTGCAGATAAGGTGGCGTTGCTAACGACGGATAGTTATCGTATCGGCGGACATGAGCAGTTGCGTATCTACGGAAAATTGCTTGGTGTGCCTGTGCGCAGTATCAAGGATATTGATGACTTGCAGTTGATGCTGCACGAATTGCGCGGTAAACATATGGTGCTGATCGATACCGTTGGCATGAGTCAGCGTGATCAGATGCTGGCTGAGCAAATTGCAATGATGAGTCAATGTGGTACACCCATGAAGCATTTGTTGTTGCTTAATGCTACCAGTAACGGCGGCACATTGGACGAGGTCATTTCCGCCTATCAGCAACACGGTATTCATGGTTGCATCATCACCAAGGTGGATGAGGCTGCTGGTCTGGGTACCGTGCTGGATGCGGTCATTCGTCGCAAGTTGAGGCTGCATTATGTGACCAATGGTCAGAAAGTACCGGAGGATCTGCATGCAGCAAATTCTCGCTATCTACTGCATCGCATCTTTAAACCGTCATCGAAAGATTCCCCATTTACGCTGCAGGATACTGAATTTGCCCTGGCGATGGCCGGACAGGCTGCGGGTCGACCGGGAGCAGGTCGCCAGATACCTGCCGGGGTCGGTCATGATTAA
- the flhA gene encoding flagellar biosynthesis protein FlhA → MNQSLSLTTLLQGSQLQSLAGPLLIIMILAMMVLPLPPFVLDVLFTFNIALAIIVLLVSLYSRHALDFSVFPTILLITTLLRLSLNVASTRVVLLNGHTGPDAAGKVIEAFGHFLVGGNYAVGLVVFIILVVINFVVITKGAGRIAEVSARFTLDAMPGKQMAIDADLNAGLIGEEDARKRRERISQEADFFGSMDGASKFVRGDAVAGILIMLITIIGGLIVGVVQHDLVLADAARNYTLLTIGDGLVGQIPALIISTAAGLVVSRVSTNEDLGQQVIGQLFSRPQVLWVTAGIIGGLGLVPGMPNLVFLLLAGAIGSAAYLRARQPAQEETRTGETEPNAEIESQDASWNDVTQVDTLGLEVGYRLIPLVDKAQQGDLLRRISSIRKKFAQEIGYLPPVVHIRDNLELRPNAYRITMKGSVIGQGEAYSGMYLAINPGQVTMALPGSVTQDPAFGLPAVWIDAGQREQAQVGGYTVVDTSTVVTTHLNHLLRNHAAELLGREELQKLLDHLNKDAPKLTDDLIPKLLPLASVQKVLQYLLEEGVHIRDMRTIIDTLTEHAGRTQEITELMAQVRLALGRSIVEQCFPSGAELQVMRLHPELEGILTQVVQSHPMADGGIEPGLADSLIHDTSGEIRRLESLGLPAVLVVSDAVRLLLARFLRRSLPQLRILAHSEIPDSRKIKFVSIVGGNKK, encoded by the coding sequence ATGAATCAATCCCTGTCATTGACAACCTTGCTGCAAGGCAGCCAGCTTCAAAGCCTGGCCGGGCCACTGCTGATCATCATGATCCTGGCGATGATGGTGCTGCCATTACCGCCATTCGTGCTGGATGTGCTGTTCACCTTCAACATCGCGCTGGCGATCATTGTATTGCTGGTCAGTCTGTATTCACGGCATGCACTCGATTTTTCGGTTTTCCCAACAATTTTATTGATTACGACCTTGTTGCGTTTATCGCTCAATGTGGCTTCAACACGCGTGGTGCTGTTGAATGGGCATACCGGTCCGGATGCCGCCGGAAAAGTGATCGAGGCATTCGGCCATTTTCTGGTGGGGGGAAATTATGCGGTGGGGCTGGTGGTGTTCATCATTTTGGTGGTTATCAATTTTGTGGTTATCACCAAGGGTGCCGGGCGTATTGCTGAGGTCAGCGCACGCTTTACGCTGGATGCGATGCCGGGCAAGCAGATGGCGATTGATGCCGATCTCAACGCAGGACTGATTGGCGAAGAGGATGCCCGCAAGCGGCGCGAGCGTATTTCGCAGGAAGCTGATTTCTTCGGGTCGATGGATGGCGCGAGCAAGTTTGTACGTGGTGATGCGGTGGCTGGCATTCTGATCATGCTGATTACCATCATTGGTGGGTTGATAGTGGGGGTGGTGCAACATGATCTGGTACTGGCTGATGCCGCCAGAAACTATACCTTGCTGACGATTGGCGATGGTCTGGTCGGGCAGATTCCGGCGTTGATCATTTCAACCGCTGCTGGCCTGGTGGTGAGCCGCGTTAGCACCAATGAAGATCTCGGTCAGCAAGTTATCGGTCAGCTGTTTTCGCGCCCGCAAGTGCTGTGGGTGACAGCGGGCATTATCGGTGGACTCGGTCTGGTGCCAGGAATGCCCAATCTGGTATTTTTACTACTGGCAGGAGCAATCGGCTCAGCTGCCTATTTGCGGGCACGCCAACCTGCGCAGGAGGAAACCAGAACCGGCGAAACAGAACCTAATGCCGAGATTGAATCGCAGGATGCCAGCTGGAATGATGTTACCCAAGTGGACACCCTGGGACTGGAAGTTGGCTATCGCCTCATTCCGCTGGTAGACAAGGCGCAGCAAGGTGATCTACTGCGACGCATCAGCAGTATTCGCAAGAAATTTGCGCAGGAGATCGGCTATCTACCGCCAGTGGTACATATTCGTGACAATCTGGAGCTGCGTCCTAATGCGTACCGCATCACGATGAAAGGCTCGGTCATCGGTCAGGGAGAGGCATACAGCGGCATGTATCTGGCGATCAATCCCGGCCAGGTAACGATGGCGCTGCCGGGAAGTGTTACCCAGGATCCAGCCTTTGGGCTGCCGGCGGTATGGATCGATGCCGGGCAACGCGAGCAGGCGCAGGTGGGCGGCTATACCGTGGTAGATACCAGTACGGTAGTAACAACGCATCTCAACCACCTGTTGCGCAATCATGCCGCTGAGCTGCTGGGAAGAGAAGAGTTGCAGAAACTGCTCGATCATCTCAACAAGGATGCGCCGAAACTGACTGATGATCTGATACCCAAACTGCTGCCATTGGCCAGCGTACAGAAGGTGCTGCAATACCTGCTGGAAGAAGGGGTGCACATCCGTGATATGCGCACCATTATAGACACCTTAACCGAACATGCTGGACGTACTCAGGAAATTACCGAATTGATGGCGCAGGTCAGACTAGCGCTGGGCCGTTCGATTGTCGAGCAATGTTTTCCGTCTGGTGCTGAATTACAGGTGATGCGTCTGCATCCTGAGCTTGAAGGCATTCTGACTCAGGTGGTGCAATCCCATCCCATGGCGGATGGCGGTATCGAGCCTGGTCTGGCTGATTCGCTGATACACGATACCAGCGGTGAAATCAGGCGCCTGGAAAGTCTGGGATTGCCGGCGGTGCTGGTGGTCTCTGATGCTGTCCGATTGCTGTTGGCGCGTTTCCTGCGTCGTTCCTTACCTCAATTGCGCATATTGGCACATTCCGAAATACCGGATAGCAGAAAAATTAAATTCGTTTCCATCGTTGGAGGTAACAAAAAATGA